In one window of Flavobacterium ginsengisoli DNA:
- a CDS encoding response regulator, with protein sequence MTDFTIFYTDDDEDDLCIFADAVESIPQNIKLQTYSGGQHFLNAISDLPVTPYVVFLDLNMPGKNGFDVLEELRKSDCKKDVPVVIYSTSSEPGIIEKCRSLGANCFITKPVLMNDIIKSIEHAMQIDWKKFIPTQSNFVFKY encoded by the coding sequence ATGACAGATTTTACTATATTCTATACCGATGACGACGAAGATGATTTGTGTATTTTTGCTGATGCAGTAGAGTCTATCCCCCAGAATATTAAACTTCAAACGTACTCTGGAGGTCAACATTTCTTAAACGCTATTTCTGATCTGCCAGTTACGCCATACGTAGTCTTCTTGGATTTAAATATGCCTGGAAAAAACGGATTTGATGTTTTAGAAGAACTTCGAAAGTCAGATTGTAAAAAAGATGTTCCAGTTGTAATTTATTCTACTTCAAGTGAACCTGGCATTATTGAAAAATGCCGTAGTCTTGGCGCAAACTGCTTTATTACAAAGCCAGTTTTAATGAACGACATTATAAAATCTATAGAACATGCAATGCAGATTGATTGGAAAAAATTTATTCCTACGCAATCTAATTTTGTGTTTAAATATTAA
- a CDS encoding hybrid sensor histidine kinase/response regulator has protein sequence MVLIVDDIRANIIALKKTLELHNIDVDSAESGEEALKKILKTDYCLIIMDVQMPGLDGFEVVKILSGNKRTKDIPVIFLSALNTEKKYIFKGYETGAVEYITKPVDSDLLILKVKTFIKIYEQQNELKAMKDLLSKEIKIRKEAQDNLEIKIAERTKELVQKNEELELRNHELQQFSWVVSHDLNEPIRKIQIFIKIIKDLYLKADDKAIDYVDRTIKSAERMQTLITDLLAYSRLSAQVKPERTDLNVVLQEVLGDFDYLIERKNATIKTNELPTVDSIPSQMRQVFQNLIGNALKFSGSEYKPVIEITSETILEKSIDSPTSPDGKFCRIMVKDNGIGFDEIYLDRIFIIFQSLNDRQSYEGTGIGLAIAKKIIEKHNGLITAKSKLGEGASFIIVLPLKYELK, from the coding sequence ATGGTATTAATTGTAGACGATATAAGGGCCAATATTATTGCCCTGAAGAAAACATTAGAACTGCATAATATCGATGTTGATAGTGCCGAATCTGGTGAAGAAGCGCTCAAAAAAATCCTTAAAACAGATTACTGCCTTATTATTATGGATGTTCAAATGCCTGGACTTGATGGCTTTGAGGTAGTAAAAATTCTTTCTGGAAATAAACGCACAAAAGATATACCTGTTATTTTTCTTTCTGCACTTAACACAGAGAAAAAATACATTTTTAAAGGTTATGAAACTGGTGCTGTTGAATATATTACCAAACCAGTAGATAGCGATTTACTGATACTGAAAGTAAAAACCTTCATTAAAATCTACGAACAGCAGAACGAACTTAAAGCGATGAAAGATCTGCTTTCTAAAGAAATCAAAATTAGAAAAGAAGCGCAGGACAATCTCGAAATCAAAATTGCAGAAAGAACAAAAGAATTGGTTCAGAAAAATGAAGAACTAGAGCTTCGAAATCACGAATTGCAACAGTTTTCTTGGGTAGTATCGCACGATTTAAACGAACCCATTAGAAAGATTCAAATCTTCATCAAAATAATAAAAGATCTTTATCTAAAAGCAGACGACAAAGCTATCGATTATGTGGATAGGACAATAAAATCGGCAGAAAGAATGCAGACTTTAATTACCGATTTGTTAGCTTATTCTAGACTTTCGGCTCAAGTAAAACCAGAAAGAACCGATTTAAATGTTGTTTTACAAGAGGTATTGGGAGATTTTGATTATTTAATTGAACGCAAAAACGCTACAATTAAAACAAACGAACTTCCAACAGTAGATAGCATTCCGAGTCAGATGCGTCAAGTTTTTCAAAATCTGATAGGAAATGCTTTGAAGTTCTCTGGAAGTGAATATAAACCCGTAATCGAGATCACTTCTGAAACCATTTTAGAAAAATCAATAGATAGCCCGACTTCACCAGATGGCAAATTCTGCAGAATTATGGTAAAAGATAACGGAATTGGTTTTGACGAAATTTATCTTGACCGTATTTTTATTATCTTTCAAAGCTTGAATGACCGCCAAAGTTACGAAGGAACAGGAATTGGACTTGCGATTGCAAAAAAAATAATAGAAAAACACAACGGATTAATCACAGCCAAAAGCAAATTAGGCGAGGGAGCAAGTTTTATTATTGTGCTTCCTTTAAAATACGAATTAAAATAA
- a CDS encoding response regulator: protein MNGNFKRNLLISSLVSLLVLTISSVASFISIKSLLNSNFWVNHTQDVIYNLNEGSSILTEAQTSMRGYLLTGDEQFVGRFNDSEAKANAYFEKLDGLTADNPSQTKLLEELRDKRSAFFKYLNNQIVKKRLSKQILIFDLNEGRNMMNEMRAIIKKVENTEQKLLDERNSNSERYGRYSLALIAIAFFIAFLISIVFLIRILKDYNERTLLQQELIKKDKETADRLQVIGGIATQISKGNYDVQIDDRKADTLGALGASIHEMKNSLKNSFDLLSQKEWLQSGVATLNDKMLGEKTIQKLSKDVIEFLCQYTNSSAGVLYVLDGEEMTISGGYSYIPSKNRERIKKGEGLIGQAIVSGKMLELKTLSPDDIQINYALGEIKPTHIVALPLMDFKVEGAVELASIYGFSVLQLEFLNIVANNIGIALKATQNRKRVLELLEETKSQAEELQIQHSELEAINAELEAQTEKLQASEEELRVQQEELEQTNEELSERSVLLEEKNTEIQKKSEALELTTRYKSEFLANMSHELRTPLNSILLLSRLLSENNNKTMNNEEIEFAKVIQSSGNSLLGLIDEILDLSKIEAGKMDLEFLDVSTKEITDALYNLFYLVAKEKNINFEIIAKEAPIVIKTDKMRLEQILKNLISNAIKFTEKGTVSLEIKVDTDDDKIICFIVKDTGIGIPLEKQPLIFEAFQQADGSTKRKYGGTGLGLSISRELAKLLRGEIILHSKVNEGSTFTLCLPVLGFAINKVSVNKIPEAEEIEVQSENEEQKPRYISDVVPAEIEDDRNSIVEGDKVILIVEDDINFAKSLLAFTQKKGYKGVVAVRGDYALNFALIYRPIGILLDIELPIKSGWEVLEELKNNSHTKHISVHIMSSHKLKQESLLKGAVDFLDKPVAFDKIPEVFMRIEHIINKESQKVLIIEDNPKHAKALAYFLETYNINSEIKSEVSAGLSALGKEEVDCVILDMGIPDKQAYEILDGVKKSPGLENLPVIVFTGKSLSIKEELKIRKYADSIIVKTAHSYQRMLDEVSLFLHLVEEKKEGTAKENHKKLNSLNNILFEKKVLIVDDDVRNIYSLSKALEAFKMNVITAFDGKEAIKILDENPDTDVVLLDMMMPNMDGYETAEKIRSNPKFLNLAVIAVTAKAMTGDREKCIKAGASDYITKPVDVDQLLSLLRVWLYDKI from the coding sequence ATGAACGGTAATTTTAAAAGGAATTTATTAATTAGTTCGCTAGTTTCATTGCTTGTACTTACCATTAGCTCGGTTGCTTCGTTTATAAGCATTAAAAGTCTTTTAAACAGCAATTTTTGGGTCAATCATACTCAGGATGTAATTTACAATCTAAATGAAGGTTCCTCAATTCTTACCGAAGCTCAAACAAGCATGAGAGGATACTTGCTTACAGGTGACGAGCAATTTGTTGGCCGTTTTAATGATTCTGAAGCCAAAGCCAATGCTTATTTTGAAAAGTTGGATGGTTTAACAGCTGATAATCCTTCGCAAACTAAATTACTAGAAGAATTGCGTGACAAACGTTCAGCTTTCTTTAAATATCTAAACAATCAGATTGTAAAAAAGAGATTAAGCAAGCAAATACTGATCTTTGATTTGAATGAGGGCCGAAATATGATGAACGAAATGCGTGCAATCATCAAAAAGGTCGAAAATACAGAGCAAAAGCTTTTAGATGAACGCAATTCAAATTCAGAGCGTTATGGCAGATATAGTTTGGCTTTAATTGCGATTGCTTTCTTTATCGCCTTTCTTATTTCTATAGTTTTCCTGATTAGAATTCTGAAAGATTACAATGAAAGAACTTTATTGCAACAAGAATTAATAAAAAAGGATAAGGAAACAGCTGATAGATTGCAAGTAATTGGCGGTATTGCAACACAAATTTCTAAAGGAAATTACGATGTTCAAATCGATGATCGAAAAGCAGATACTTTAGGTGCGCTTGGAGCTTCTATTCATGAAATGAAAAATTCGCTAAAAAATTCGTTCGACTTATTATCTCAAAAAGAATGGCTTCAGTCTGGTGTTGCGACTTTAAATGATAAAATGTTAGGCGAAAAAACAATCCAGAAGTTATCTAAAGATGTAATCGAATTTTTGTGCCAATATACCAACAGCAGCGCTGGAGTTTTGTATGTTTTGGACGGAGAAGAAATGACAATTTCTGGTGGATACAGTTATATTCCGAGTAAAAATAGAGAAAGAATTAAGAAAGGTGAAGGCTTAATCGGACAGGCAATTGTTTCTGGTAAAATGCTGGAATTGAAAACACTTTCGCCAGATGATATTCAAATTAATTACGCTTTAGGCGAAATAAAACCAACTCATATTGTAGCGCTTCCGCTTATGGATTTCAAAGTAGAAGGAGCAGTAGAATTGGCAAGTATTTATGGTTTTTCTGTACTGCAATTGGAATTTTTAAACATTGTAGCCAATAATATTGGAATTGCCCTGAAAGCGACTCAAAACCGTAAACGTGTCTTAGAATTGTTGGAAGAAACCAAATCGCAAGCAGAAGAATTACAAATTCAGCACAGCGAATTGGAAGCTATAAATGCAGAATTGGAAGCACAAACTGAAAAACTGCAAGCATCAGAAGAAGAACTTCGCGTACAGCAGGAAGAATTGGAGCAAACAAATGAAGAACTATCAGAAAGAAGTGTTTTATTAGAAGAAAAAAATACAGAAATTCAGAAGAAATCAGAGGCTTTAGAATTAACAACTCGCTACAAATCAGAGTTTTTAGCTAATATGTCGCATGAGTTGAGAACGCCTTTGAACTCGATTTTACTATTGAGCCGTTTGCTTTCTGAAAACAACAATAAAACAATGAACAATGAAGAAATTGAATTTGCAAAAGTAATTCAGAGTTCAGGAAATAGTTTGTTAGGATTAATCGATGAAATTCTGGATTTATCTAAAATTGAAGCTGGTAAAATGGATCTAGAGTTCTTAGATGTTTCGACAAAAGAGATTACAGACGCGCTTTATAATTTGTTTTATCTGGTAGCAAAAGAGAAAAATATCAACTTTGAAATTATTGCGAAAGAAGCACCAATTGTTATCAAAACAGATAAAATGCGTTTGGAGCAAATTCTAAAAAACTTGATTTCAAATGCGATTAAATTTACAGAAAAAGGAACTGTTTCTCTTGAAATTAAGGTTGATACAGACGACGATAAAATAATCTGCTTTATTGTAAAAGATACAGGAATTGGAATTCCGTTAGAAAAACAGCCATTAATTTTTGAAGCTTTCCAGCAAGCTGATGGTTCTACAAAACGCAAATACGGAGGAACAGGTTTAGGATTGTCAATTAGCCGTGAACTAGCTAAATTATTGAGAGGAGAAATCATCCTGCACAGCAAAGTAAACGAAGGAAGTACGTTTACGTTATGTCTGCCTGTATTAGGATTTGCAATCAATAAAGTGTCAGTTAATAAAATTCCAGAAGCAGAAGAAATTGAAGTTCAATCTGAAAATGAAGAACAAAAACCAAGATACATTAGCGATGTTGTGCCAGCAGAAATTGAAGACGACAGAAATTCTATTGTAGAAGGCGACAAAGTAATTTTGATTGTAGAAGATGATATTAATTTTGCTAAATCATTATTAGCTTTTACACAGAAAAAAGGATACAAAGGCGTTGTTGCTGTAAGAGGAGATTATGCTTTAAATTTTGCCTTAATCTATAGACCAATTGGTATTTTATTAGATATCGAATTGCCAATTAAAAGCGGTTGGGAAGTTTTGGAAGAATTGAAGAATAATTCGCACACTAAACATATTTCAGTGCACATTATGTCATCGCATAAATTGAAGCAAGAAAGCTTGCTAAAAGGAGCTGTAGATTTCTTAGATAAACCTGTTGCGTTTGACAAGATTCCGGAAGTTTTTATGCGAATTGAGCACATCATCAATAAAGAATCTCAGAAGGTTTTAATTATTGAAGATAATCCGAAACACGCAAAAGCTTTGGCTTATTTCTTAGAAACGTATAATATCAATTCGGAAATTAAGAGTGAAGTTTCGGCAGGTTTATCGGCTTTAGGAAAAGAAGAGGTAGATTGCGTAATTCTTGATATGGGAATCCCAGATAAACAAGCCTACGAAATTCTAGATGGAGTTAAGAAAAGTCCAGGATTAGAAAACCTTCCTGTAATTGTCTTTACAGGAAAAAGTTTGTCTATAAAGGAAGAACTGAAAATTAGAAAATATGCCGATTCTATTATTGTAAAAACGGCTCATTCATACCAAAGAATGCTAGATGAGGTTTCGCTTTTCCTTCACTTAGTAGAAGAAAAGAAAGAAGGTACAGCAAAGGAAAACCACAAAAAGTTGAATTCGCTAAATAATATTTTGTTTGAGAAAAAAGTATTAATTGTAGACGATGATGTACGAAATATATATTCGCTTTCAAAAGCTTTAGAAGCCTTTAAAATGAATGTAATTACAGCTTTTGATGGAAAAGAGGCTATTAAAATTTTAGATGAAAACCCAGATACAGATGTGGTGTTACTAGATATGATGATGCCCAATATGGATGGCTACGAAACAGCAGAAAAGATAAGAAGTAACCCGAAATTTCTTAACTTAGCTGTAATAGCTGTAACGGCAAAAGCAATGACTGGAGACAGAGAAAAATGTATTAAAGCTGGAGCTTCAGATTATATTACAAAACCTGTCGATGTAGACCAGCTTTTATCGTTATTGCGAGTGTGGCTTTATGATAAAATCTAA
- a CDS encoding CheR family methyltransferase: MIEDIELETLINDVYEYYGFDFGSYSRASLKRRVSRVFYLDGFKHFHEFLSKIRTDPEYYKRMIDEITVNVTEMFRDPSFYLTLRKEVLPLLGPKPFIRIWHAGCSTGEEVYSMAIMLKEEGLLHKSILYATDINASVLETAKSGIFPLRMIKDYADNYRDAGGQQDFSDYYIANYGFAKFNENLSEKMVFSQHNLVSDNSFNEFDLILCRNVLIYFDNNLQKRVVNLFDDSLAVLGFLALGTKETIKYSISQTKYKQFAKEKIWRKVRE; the protein is encoded by the coding sequence ATGATTGAAGATATTGAATTAGAAACTCTTATAAATGATGTTTACGAATATTACGGTTTTGATTTTGGAAGTTATTCGAGAGCTTCACTTAAACGACGAGTAAGCCGGGTTTTTTATTTAGATGGATTTAAACATTTTCATGAGTTTTTATCTAAAATCCGCACAGATCCAGAATATTACAAAAGAATGATAGACGAAATCACGGTTAATGTAACCGAGATGTTTCGTGATCCATCATTTTATCTAACATTAAGAAAAGAAGTCCTACCACTTTTAGGGCCTAAGCCTTTTATTCGTATTTGGCATGCAGGCTGTTCTACGGGAGAAGAAGTATATTCTATGGCAATTATGTTGAAAGAAGAAGGCTTGCTTCATAAATCAATATTATATGCTACAGATATAAATGCATCTGTGCTAGAAACAGCCAAAAGCGGTATTTTTCCGTTACGAATGATAAAAGATTACGCAGACAATTATCGCGATGCAGGCGGACAACAGGATTTTTCAGATTATTACATTGCCAATTATGGTTTTGCAAAGTTTAACGAGAATCTTTCTGAGAAAATGGTTTTCTCACAGCATAACTTAGTTTCAGACAATTCGTTTAATGAGTTTGACCTTATTTTGTGCCGTAATGTTTTAATTTATTTTGATAATAATCTACAGAAGAGAGTTGTGAATCTATTCGACGATAGCTTGGCTGTTCTAGGATTTTTGGCACTCGGAACAAAAGAAACGATAAAATATTCTATATCTCAAACCAAATATAAACAATTTGCTAAAGAGAAAATATGGAGAAAAGTAAGAGAATAA
- a CDS encoding SemiSWEET family sugar transporter, with amino-acid sequence MNYIDIIGLFAGACITLSTIPQIIKIWKTKKVKEISLRMFCILTFGIAMWIVYGILKKDLPIILTNSISFILNLIMVYFIIYYEKE; translated from the coding sequence ATGAATTATATAGACATCATCGGACTTTTTGCTGGAGCGTGCATTACATTATCTACGATTCCGCAAATTATAAAGATTTGGAAAACAAAGAAAGTAAAAGAAATTTCGCTTCGCATGTTCTGCATTTTAACGTTCGGAATTGCAATGTGGATTGTATATGGGATTCTAAAAAAAGATCTTCCCATTATTCTAACCAATAGTATTTCTTTTATTCTAAATCTTATTATGGTTTATTTCATTATCTACTATGAAAAAGAATAA
- a CDS encoding PAS domain-containing sensor histidine kinase — MNNNNYDFLANGGEMGKLTRTKDWSNTAVGPVESWPQSLRTTLGILLNSKFPMFLFWGPDHICFYNDAYRPSLGNNGKHPSILGEKGADYWSEIWDFIKPLIDQVLQKGEATWHEDQLLPIYRNGKMEDVYWTFSYSPVNDENGKTNGVLVICNETTKQVITRKKLEESERRFRNTVKQLPLGICILKGADLIVEMANATYLHIIDREENAILNKPIFDSVPETRETTYPILKNVFETGEPYYADEFAVTLNRYNKQELAYFNLVFYPVKEDNNIAGVTVVAYEVTEEVKTRYLLAEREKAFRGIVMDSPIAMAIFRGNDLTIEMANKSMMHNIWQKEEKDCIGIPLLKVFPELENQKYPELLHDILASGKTIRENEAIAYVDIKGKLKKFYLDYEYTPLYEKNEKVTGIMCTVNDVTSKVKSRKKVETAEARARLVAEIAEIAMWDLNLKTKELIYSDTILDIFGFEKDKKIVHQDIRSRILPEDEHIVLDAFAEALKTGIYKYEARILKLDNSIAWIKVHGKIFFDENKEPSKMLGTVMDFTAEKESQQVLMKSEKKFRLLADSMPQLIWTSDTLGNLNYFNQTIYNYSGLSKEEIEKNGWLQIVHPEDREENVKLWMESVKTGNDFLFIHRFKRYDGEYRWQLSRAIAQLDEFGKVQMWVGTSTDIEEQKNFTNQLEDQIIQRTTQLELKNRDLVNMNIELQSFAYISSHDLQEPLRKIQTFASRLTDLDEQNMSASAKTYLSRIEFSAKKMQNLIQDLLTYSRANSADRVFTLVKIDEIAEEVISDFSDRIEEKNAIVEYHDLGEAILIQFQFRQLLHNLVENALKFSLPGVAPKVTISVTKVDGKLFPNAEFKDKMYHHLQVKDNGIGFELIYKEKIFEVFQRLNTESEYKGTGIGLAIVKKIVENHKGFITVSSEKGKGSTFNIYFPDLSEINI, encoded by the coding sequence ATGAATAATAACAACTATGATTTTTTAGCAAATGGCGGAGAAATGGGTAAACTTACCCGTACTAAAGATTGGAGCAATACAGCTGTTGGACCAGTAGAATCATGGCCTCAAAGTCTTCGCACTACTTTAGGAATTCTTCTAAACTCTAAATTTCCCATGTTTTTGTTTTGGGGACCAGATCATATTTGCTTTTATAATGATGCTTATCGCCCAAGTTTAGGAAATAATGGCAAGCATCCTTCTATTCTTGGAGAAAAAGGCGCTGATTACTGGTCTGAAATCTGGGATTTTATAAAACCTTTAATCGATCAGGTACTACAAAAAGGTGAAGCCACTTGGCACGAAGACCAATTACTGCCAATTTATAGAAATGGCAAAATGGAAGATGTTTACTGGACCTTTAGCTATAGTCCTGTAAACGACGAAAACGGAAAAACAAATGGTGTTTTGGTTATTTGCAATGAAACGACTAAACAAGTTATTACTCGCAAAAAACTCGAAGAAAGCGAAAGACGTTTTAGAAATACTGTTAAACAATTGCCACTCGGAATTTGTATTTTAAAAGGAGCCGATCTAATTGTCGAAATGGCCAATGCAACGTATCTTCATATCATTGATAGAGAAGAAAACGCAATTTTAAATAAACCTATTTTTGATTCTGTTCCCGAAACCAGAGAAACAACATATCCTATTTTAAAAAATGTTTTCGAAACAGGAGAACCTTATTATGCAGATGAATTTGCTGTAACCTTAAATCGTTACAACAAACAAGAATTAGCTTATTTTAATCTTGTTTTTTATCCTGTAAAAGAAGACAACAACATTGCTGGAGTTACCGTTGTCGCTTATGAAGTTACCGAAGAAGTTAAAACTAGATATTTACTGGCCGAAAGAGAAAAAGCCTTTCGTGGCATTGTTATGGATTCGCCAATTGCAATGGCGATTTTTAGAGGCAACGATTTAACAATCGAAATGGCTAATAAAAGTATGATGCATAATATTTGGCAAAAAGAAGAAAAGGATTGTATTGGAATACCTTTATTGAAAGTTTTTCCGGAGTTAGAAAATCAAAAATATCCCGAATTATTGCATGATATTCTTGCAAGCGGAAAAACAATTCGCGAAAATGAAGCGATTGCCTATGTTGATATTAAAGGCAAACTGAAAAAATTCTACCTTGACTACGAGTATACACCGCTCTACGAAAAAAATGAAAAGGTTACGGGCATTATGTGTACTGTAAACGATGTTACTTCTAAAGTAAAATCAAGAAAAAAAGTTGAAACTGCAGAAGCAAGAGCACGTTTAGTCGCTGAAATTGCCGAAATTGCCATGTGGGATTTGAATCTTAAAACTAAGGAACTAATCTACAGCGATACCATTCTAGATATTTTTGGATTTGAAAAAGATAAAAAAATTGTACATCAAGACATTCGAAGCCGTATTCTTCCAGAAGATGAACATATTGTTTTAGACGCTTTTGCGGAAGCATTAAAAACGGGAATTTATAAATATGAAGCCCGAATTTTAAAACTAGACAATTCGATTGCATGGATTAAAGTACACGGAAAAATCTTTTTTGACGAAAATAAAGAACCATCTAAAATGCTGGGAACTGTAATGGATTTTACCGCCGAAAAAGAAAGCCAGCAGGTTTTGATGAAAAGCGAAAAAAAATTCAGACTCCTAGCCGACTCTATGCCGCAACTTATCTGGACAAGCGACACTTTGGGAAATCTAAATTATTTTAATCAAACAATATATAATTATTCTGGATTGTCTAAGGAAGAAATTGAAAAAAATGGCTGGCTTCAAATTGTACATCCAGAGGATCGCGAAGAGAATGTAAAACTCTGGATGGAGTCTGTAAAAACAGGAAATGATTTTCTATTTATTCACCGTTTTAAACGTTACGATGGCGAATACAGATGGCAACTCAGCCGTGCAATTGCACAACTAGACGAATTTGGAAAAGTGCAAATGTGGGTTGGAACTAGTACTGATATTGAAGAACAGAAAAACTTTACCAATCAGCTTGAAGATCAAATTATACAACGTACCACACAACTAGAACTCAAAAACAGAGATTTAGTTAATATGAATATCGAACTGCAGTCATTTGCTTATATTTCAAGCCATGATTTGCAGGAACCTTTGCGAAAAATTCAGACTTTTGCCAGTCGATTGACCGATTTGGACGAGCAGAATATGTCGGCAAGTGCCAAAACTTATTTAAGCAGAATTGAGTTTTCGGCAAAAAAAATGCAGAATCTCATTCAGGATTTATTAACCTATTCTCGCGCCAATTCTGCCGATCGTGTTTTTACATTAGTCAAAATAGACGAAATTGCGGAAGAAGTAATAAGTGATTTTTCTGATCGAATTGAAGAAAAAAATGCTATTGTAGAATATCATGATTTAGGAGAAGCTATTCTTATTCAGTTTCAGTTTAGACAGCTGTTGCATAATTTGGTAGAAAATGCTTTAAAGTTTTCTCTTCCTGGTGTAGCTCCAAAAGTAACAATTTCGGTTACAAAAGTTGATGGAAAATTATTTCCAAATGCTGAATTTAAAGACAAAATGTACCATCATCTTCAAGTGAAAGATAACGGAATTGGTTTTGAATTGATTTATAAAGAAAAAATATTTGAGGTTTTTCAGCGCTTAAATACTGAAAGCGAATATAAAGGAACCGGAATTGGTCTTGCCATCGTGAAAAAAATCGTCGAAAACCACAAAGGCTTCATCACAGTTTCTAGCGAAAAAGGTAAAGGCTCTACTTTTAATATTTACTTTCCAGATTTATCTGAAATTAATATTTAA
- a CDS encoding response regulator, whose translation MGKKRVLIVDDDSRNIFALVNTLKAKSYDCLSCLSAEEALKILKEDSSIDAVLIDMMMPEMDGYEAIPLIKEIPSQESTLVIAVTAQAMAGDREKCLQAGADAYISKPVDVDKLLQILEEI comes from the coding sequence ATGGGAAAGAAACGTGTTTTGATCGTAGATGATGATTCGAGGAATATTTTTGCTTTAGTAAACACTTTAAAAGCAAAATCGTATGATTGTTTATCTTGCTTAAGCGCCGAAGAGGCTCTAAAAATACTAAAAGAAGACTCATCTATAGATGCAGTTTTAATCGATATGATGATGCCAGAAATGGATGGTTATGAGGCAATTCCGCTTATAAAAGAAATTCCGTCGCAAGAATCTACCTTAGTAATTGCCGTTACAGCACAGGCAATGGCAGGAGACAGAGAAAAATGTTTACAAGCTGGAGCAGACGCCTACATCTCTAAACCAGTAGATGTTGATAAATTACTTCAGATTTTGGAAGAAATCTAA
- a CDS encoding SDR family oxidoreductase — MKKKQTFPEQKQTLPGNEYLMTPEPEIIRENYVGSGKLLGKTAFITGGDSGIGRSVAVHFAREGANVAIVYLKEDKDALETKAMVEKEGRECLLISGDLKDEKFCRTAIKKCHTTFKNINILVNNATVHFPQNEFEKITNAQLHKTFETNIYPFFYVTKAALAFLKEGDVIINTTSVTAFRGSEHLADYASTKGAIVSFTRSLSSMLAKKKIRVNGVAPGPIWTPLIVASFDNLSDFGKNNPMERAGQPSEVAPAYVFLASQDSSYITGQFIHVNGGELVG, encoded by the coding sequence ATGAAAAAGAAACAGACATTTCCCGAACAAAAACAAACTCTTCCTGGCAATGAATACTTGATGACACCTGAGCCAGAAATTATAAGAGAGAATTATGTTGGAAGCGGAAAATTACTTGGAAAAACTGCTTTTATTACTGGAGGCGACAGCGGTATTGGCCGAAGTGTTGCGGTTCATTTTGCAAGAGAAGGCGCAAATGTCGCAATTGTCTACTTAAAAGAAGACAAAGATGCTCTAGAAACAAAAGCGATGGTTGAAAAAGAAGGCCGAGAGTGCCTCTTAATTAGTGGTGATTTGAAAGATGAAAAATTTTGTCGCACTGCCATAAAAAAATGCCACACGACTTTTAAAAATATTAATATTCTGGTAAATAACGCAACTGTACATTTTCCGCAAAATGAATTCGAAAAGATTACAAATGCTCAGCTTCACAAAACTTTTGAAACTAATATTTATCCTTTTTTTTATGTTACTAAAGCCGCTCTTGCTTTTTTAAAAGAAGGCGATGTTATTATCAATACGACCTCCGTGACTGCTTTTCGCGGAAGCGAACACTTAGCCGATTATGCCAGTACAAAAGGCGCAATTGTGAGTTTTACTCGTTCGCTTTCGAGTATGCTTGCTAAGAAAAAAATTCGCGTAAATGGTGTTGCTCCTGGCCCAATTTGGACTCCATTAATCGTAGCAAGTTTTGATAATTTATCTGATTTTGGAAAAAATAATCCGATGGAACGAGCCGGACAGCCATCTGAAGTTGCGCCTGCTTATGTTTTTCTGGCTTCTCAAGATAGCAGTTATATTACTGGGCAGTTCATTCATGTGAATGGTGGTGAATTGGTGGGATAG
- a CDS encoding chemotaxis protein CheB: MEKSKRITNCKVIIIGGSAGSLQALLQILPFIEKPISFAIVIVVHRKNSDEQTLEDLIALKSQIIVKEVEDKVKLEPGFIYIAPSNYHLLFERNETLSLDTSEKINYSRPSIDVSFESACRNIWQSFDRNFTFGFQF, encoded by the coding sequence ATGGAGAAAAGTAAGAGAATAACAAATTGTAAAGTAATTATAATTGGAGGTTCGGCAGGAAGCTTACAGGCATTATTGCAAATTTTGCCTTTTATAGAAAAGCCTATTTCTTTTGCCATTGTAATAGTAGTTCACAGAAAAAATTCAGATGAACAAACCTTAGAAGATTTAATTGCCTTAAAATCGCAAATAATAGTAAAAGAAGTAGAAGACAAGGTAAAACTAGAACCAGGATTTATCTATATCGCGCCGTCCAATTATCATTTATTATTTGAAAGAAACGAAACACTGTCTTTAGACACTTCAGAAAAAATAAACTACAGCAGACCAAGTATTGACGTCTCATTTGAGTCTGCTTGCAGAAATATATGGCAATCATTTGATCGGAATTTTACTTTCGGGTTCCAATTCTGA